One stretch of Litoribrevibacter albus DNA includes these proteins:
- a CDS encoding TfoX/Sxy family protein — translation MSHSEFADYLCEQLMPIGPVRAKRMFGGYGLFLDDLMFGLIADDVLYLKTDELTRPNFESLGLEPFSYSKKDKVVSLSYSQAPEDAIEDPHLLCEWANAAFGAALRSANNKKKNK, via the coding sequence ATGAGTCATTCTGAATTTGCTGATTATCTGTGCGAACAACTCATGCCGATTGGCCCGGTGCGGGCAAAACGCATGTTCGGTGGATATGGGCTTTTTCTGGACGACCTTATGTTTGGTTTGATTGCGGACGATGTGCTCTACTTAAAAACTGATGAGCTGACGCGACCGAACTTTGAAAGCCTCGGACTGGAACCGTTTTCCTATTCGAAAAAGGATAAAGTCGTTTCACTGAGCTATAGTCAAGCGCCTGAGGATGCGATAGAAGACCCACATTTATTATGCGAGTGGGCAAATGCAGCCTTTGGTGCAGCGCTTCGATCTGCAAACAATAAGAAAAAAAATAAGTAA
- a CDS encoding sulfite exporter TauE/SafE family protein yields the protein MENLETWQYIAIGLLFVWSGFVRSGLGFGGAVLSLPFLLLIVNDPLVFLPIIAVHLLVFSSWIAFSSHRNASHRKANHQKVKKETLASGLANDNADKSVSTIDWKYLKYSLGVMIVPKLIGVFGLLSLPSHIMSSIIFAIVTVYAIGYVLNKPFKSNSKTLDTGFLMLGGYISGTSLIGAPLIVAVYASHVAKHQLRDTLFVLWFILVIIKCAAFVWAGVDFQLIHHLWLLPCATVGHFIGMHFHEKMVSAETPTFFRVLGSVLIVISLMGLWQAWG from the coding sequence ATGGAAAACCTTGAAACTTGGCAATACATCGCCATTGGTTTGTTGTTTGTCTGGAGTGGCTTTGTTCGCTCTGGGTTAGGTTTTGGTGGCGCCGTACTGAGCTTGCCGTTCTTGCTCTTGATCGTAAATGATCCACTGGTGTTCCTGCCGATTATTGCGGTGCACCTGTTGGTGTTCTCCTCTTGGATCGCGTTCTCTAGTCATAGAAATGCTAGTCACAGAAAAGCCAATCACCAAAAGGTAAAGAAAGAGACATTGGCGAGTGGTTTGGCAAATGATAATGCCGACAAGTCGGTGTCGACCATCGACTGGAAATACCTCAAGTACTCGCTTGGGGTAATGATTGTTCCTAAGCTGATCGGTGTGTTTGGCTTGTTAAGTCTGCCTTCCCATATTATGAGTAGCATCATCTTTGCTATTGTGACCGTCTATGCCATCGGCTATGTGCTCAACAAACCTTTCAAAAGTAACAGTAAAACGCTCGACACCGGTTTTCTCATGTTGGGCGGTTACATCAGTGGTACATCGTTGATTGGTGCTCCGCTTATCGTGGCGGTGTATGCCTCTCATGTGGCAAAACATCAACTGCGAGACACGCTGTTTGTACTCTGGTTTATCTTGGTCATCATCAAATGTGCTGCGTTTGTTTGGGCGGGCGTCGACTTCCAGTTAATTCACCATTTGTGGCTATTACCTTGTGCAACGGTAGGTCATTTTATTGGAATGCATTTCCACGAGAAGATGGTCAGTGCCGAAACGCCGACTTTTTTCCGAGTGCTGGGTTCGGTGTTGATTGTCATCAGTCTGATGGGCTTGTGGCAGGCGTGGGGGTGA
- a CDS encoding DUF4399 domain-containing protein gives MKVKTALFLSALSVGLSGAFATQAQAECGHCSEAPANAQAYIISPQHGETVDQTFTVKFGLTGMGVAPAGMDRKHTGHHHLLVDGKLPPMDQPMGKNVKHFGGGQTETTLTLTPGTHTLQLILGDMKHQPHNPPVVSEPITITVK, from the coding sequence ATGAAAGTCAAAACTGCATTATTTCTTAGTGCACTGAGTGTGGGTCTATCCGGTGCGTTTGCAACGCAAGCACAAGCTGAGTGTGGTCATTGCTCAGAGGCACCTGCGAATGCCCAAGCGTATATTATCTCTCCTCAACATGGAGAAACCGTAGACCAAACCTTTACCGTAAAATTCGGTCTTACAGGAATGGGAGTTGCACCCGCTGGGATGGATCGCAAACACACAGGTCACCATCACTTGCTGGTGGATGGCAAGCTGCCTCCGATGGATCAGCCAATGGGCAAAAACGTGAAGCACTTTGGTGGTGGTCAAACCGAAACCACGCTAACGCTAACGCCAGGCACACACACCCTGCAATTAATTCTGGGCGACATGAAGCACCAACCGCATAATCCGCCGGTGGTGTCTGAGCCAATCACGATTACAGTGAAATAG
- a CDS encoding DMT family transporter — MTQGWFAPLRFIYQFEVFVNRDAHLTPQQLTQGILFGLIAALIWGAWPVVSALGVRQSLGANDLIFLRFTVSGLILLPLFYKLRFQGVNLGKGLVLACGAGLGYISLCLYALSFAPASHFGIITPSCMLTFTTLGSWLLLGEKLSLSRVFGFIIIILGVLSIGWSSLHSDISNPNYPESWKGDIIFVFCGSLWALYTISSRVWQVEAFHATTLVSVLSMFIYAPIYFFLTDPKLFSAPVSEVAFQGVMQGVLTAVLALLFFSKSVNLIGASKGAVFGALVPAVALLLSIPVLNEFPSLVEIIGVMVVSLGMLYALGLLKIRKLEYTSQRGGS; from the coding sequence ATGACGCAAGGTTGGTTCGCACCACTCCGCTTCATCTATCAGTTTGAGGTCTTTGTGAATCGAGACGCACACCTTACTCCGCAACAACTGACACAAGGGATTCTCTTTGGGCTGATCGCAGCCCTGATCTGGGGAGCCTGGCCAGTGGTCTCTGCGCTGGGCGTTCGTCAATCTTTGGGTGCAAACGACCTGATCTTTTTGCGCTTTACCGTATCCGGGCTTATTTTGTTGCCGCTCTTTTATAAACTCCGGTTTCAGGGCGTAAATCTCGGTAAAGGTTTGGTGTTGGCCTGTGGCGCCGGCTTGGGTTACATCTCACTCTGTTTGTACGCACTGTCATTTGCACCCGCCAGCCACTTCGGTATCATCACGCCCAGCTGCATGCTGACCTTTACCACACTCGGCAGTTGGTTGCTGCTCGGAGAAAAACTGTCGCTCAGTCGAGTATTCGGCTTCATCATTATTATTCTCGGCGTGCTATCGATCGGCTGGTCCAGCCTCCACTCCGACATCAGCAACCCGAATTATCCGGAAAGCTGGAAAGGCGACATCATTTTTGTCTTCTGTGGTTCCCTCTGGGCGCTGTACACCATCAGTAGTCGGGTTTGGCAGGTCGAAGCCTTCCATGCCACTACGCTGGTGTCCGTATTATCGATGTTCATTTACGCACCTATTTATTTTTTTCTGACCGATCCCAAACTGTTCAGCGCTCCGGTATCCGAAGTCGCCTTTCAAGGCGTAATGCAGGGAGTGCTGACCGCAGTCCTGGCTCTGCTGTTCTTCAGTAAATCGGTCAATCTCATCGGTGCCAGCAAAGGGGCCGTGTTTGGTGCTTTAGTTCCGGCGGTTGCCCTGCTACTCTCCATCCCTGTATTGAATGAATTTCCGAGTCTGGTGGAAATCATTGGCGTGATGGTGGTAAGTCTGGGAATGCTGTACGCGCTCGGATTACTTAAAATTAGAAAGCTGGAATACACATCACAACGTGGTGGAAGCTGA
- a CDS encoding type II toxin-antitoxin system RelE/ParE family toxin: MIFWEEEALNDREKIFEYLYRFNPLAAEQTDSLIEQRTLMLLEQPEMGVVRKGIKGRLLIIPEISMTVSYWIDEQHIRVMRVLHHKQKFPLR; this comes from the coding sequence ATGATATTCTGGGAAGAAGAGGCGCTTAACGACCGAGAAAAAATATTTGAATACCTTTACCGTTTTAATCCTCTAGCTGCAGAGCAAACTGATTCCCTTATTGAACAAAGAACGCTTATGCTACTAGAACAACCCGAAATGGGCGTTGTTCGAAAAGGAATTAAAGGCCGTTTGCTCATTATTCCTGAGATATCAATGACAGTGTCGTATTGGATCGACGAGCAGCATATTCGAGTCATGCGAGTATTGCATCACAAGCAAAAATTTCCCTTACGATAA
- a CDS encoding AzlD domain-containing protein produces the protein MNTESLTTVMTDTEMVLLIVGMMMVTFGVRYFPFALASKDNLWGKYQNVVETALGFVPVAVLTAIIVPTVLIRDGETVSVSLDNFHLLSSLVAFAVAYITRHTLLTVVSGLATFGLLKLFF, from the coding sequence ATGAACACAGAATCACTGACAACCGTTATGACAGATACCGAAATGGTGTTGCTCATTGTAGGAATGATGATGGTTACCTTTGGCGTGCGTTACTTCCCGTTTGCCTTGGCATCAAAAGATAACCTGTGGGGGAAATACCAGAACGTGGTCGAAACAGCGCTGGGTTTTGTGCCGGTCGCGGTACTCACCGCGATCATAGTACCAACTGTACTGATCAGAGATGGGGAAACTGTATCTGTCTCTTTGGACAACTTTCATCTATTGTCCTCCCTTGTGGCATTTGCCGTTGCCTATATAACTCGACACACCTTGCTCACAGTAGTGTCCGGTCTTGCCACCTTTGGACTGTTAAAACTTTTCTTTTAG
- a CDS encoding type II toxin-antitoxin system RelB/DinJ family antitoxin — protein sequence MDTRIQFRVDEETKRLAQQMAESQGRTLSEACRELTEQLAEQQRKIESHQEWLANEVNQAFAKLEEGNAHFIEQTDAQTEMERRKANIRSRFNKA from the coding sequence ATGGACACAAGAATCCAATTTCGAGTCGATGAAGAAACCAAACGTTTAGCTCAACAAATGGCTGAAAGCCAAGGCAGAACGCTAAGTGAGGCCTGTCGGGAACTGACAGAGCAATTAGCCGAGCAACAGAGAAAAATTGAATCGCATCAAGAATGGCTAGCAAACGAGGTCAATCAAGCCTTTGCCAAACTGGAAGAAGGTAATGCCCATTTTATTGAGCAGACAGACGCTCAAACAGAAATGGAACGCCGCAAAGCCAACATTCGCAGCAGGTTCAATAAGGCATGA
- a CDS encoding ClpX C4-type zinc finger protein: MNEQQKQQLKAMLAQFSEQEKQDLKQQMGIDLDTELDPDNIDPELAKLLVDSGVLSSRPKLSKVVGTDVSCSFCGKPSAEVGALITSPQGAKICRQCIIQYQKS, encoded by the coding sequence ATGAACGAACAACAGAAGCAACAACTAAAAGCGATGCTGGCGCAATTTTCGGAACAAGAGAAGCAGGATCTAAAACAGCAGATGGGCATTGATCTGGACACAGAACTGGACCCGGACAACATAGATCCTGAGCTTGCCAAACTGTTGGTCGACAGCGGTGTCTTATCTTCCCGACCAAAACTTTCCAAGGTCGTAGGCACGGACGTAAGCTGTTCATTTTGTGGTAAGCCCAGTGCCGAAGTTGGCGCATTAATCACATCGCCACAAGGCGCAAAAATCTGTCGCCAATGTATTATTCAATATCAGAAAAGTTAG
- a CDS encoding zinc transporter ZntB has protein sequence MQKDNDGLVYAYCLNGAQKGQTLNWSDLETAGSEGAPAWIHLDYTSEKAQQWLNEKSGLDQVIIDGLLCDETSPRCTRFGQGALLTLRGVNLAPNSDPEDMVSIRIWIEPYRIISTRKRRLLSAQDIVEQIEQGAGPTTVGEFIVMLTDRLISRMQGTLHAQEETIASLEEKVIDSASHSLRSDLADLRRQAIVLRRYLSPQREAMQKLISDRFSFISDHDYIHLRQTSDHLLRYIEDLDSIRERASITQDEIASAMSEQMNNRMYMLSIVAAIFLPLGFLTGLLGINVGGMPGADNSDAFWIVAGLMTLIAALQVVFLRFNRWF, from the coding sequence ATGCAGAAAGACAACGATGGATTGGTGTACGCCTATTGTTTGAATGGCGCACAGAAAGGGCAGACACTGAATTGGAGTGACCTGGAAACCGCTGGCAGTGAAGGGGCGCCCGCCTGGATTCATCTGGATTACACCTCTGAGAAAGCACAGCAATGGTTGAATGAGAAAAGCGGTTTGGATCAGGTGATCATCGATGGCTTGTTGTGTGATGAAACCAGCCCTCGCTGTACCCGATTCGGCCAAGGTGCCTTGCTGACCTTGCGAGGGGTAAATCTGGCGCCTAACTCTGACCCTGAAGATATGGTGTCGATTCGGATCTGGATCGAGCCGTATCGCATCATCAGCACCCGCAAGCGTCGATTGCTGTCGGCACAAGACATCGTCGAACAAATTGAGCAAGGGGCTGGGCCGACTACGGTGGGTGAATTCATTGTGATGCTGACCGACCGATTGATCAGCCGTATGCAGGGCACCTTGCACGCGCAAGAAGAAACCATCGCGTCTTTGGAAGAAAAGGTCATCGACAGTGCCTCTCACTCGTTACGTTCTGATTTGGCGGATTTACGTCGTCAGGCCATAGTGTTACGACGTTATCTCTCGCCTCAACGTGAGGCAATGCAGAAACTGATTTCGGATCGTTTCTCCTTCATCAGCGACCATGATTACATCCATTTAAGACAGACTTCAGATCACTTGCTTCGTTATATCGAGGACTTGGATTCCATTCGCGAACGAGCGTCCATCACTCAAGATGAAATTGCCAGTGCCATGTCGGAGCAAATGAATAATCGCATGTACATGCTTTCGATTGTTGCTGCGATTTTCCTGCCGCTAGGTTTCTTAACCGGATTGCTGGGAATCAATGTCGGAGGAATGCCGGGGGCGGATAACTCTGATGCCTTTTGGATCGTTGCGGGGTTAATGACGTTAATCGCCGCTCTACAAGTGGTGTTCTTACGATTCAATCGATGGTTTTAG
- a CDS encoding AzlC family ABC transporter permease produces the protein MNKSTLFLHGVRDTLPLVLAAVPFGILFGALCQAFELPLALCLAMSVFVFAGSSQFVAANLLGIGTPWMIVVGATFIVNLRHMMYSANLMKHVRPYSQLRRAMMAFGLTDETFATVLNRLNQYQDEPFSGSYYFGSYGFMYSNWIFCSWLGFVLGGQLDDPLAWGLDVAMVVAFIGIVTPLLVNHLMWLSAILAGTTAVLCHDLPFQLGIVASALVAILIPTWLSLRQKASTPAPTSTSTTASASSLEDSF, from the coding sequence ATGAACAAATCAACGCTGTTTCTTCATGGGGTACGCGACACCCTTCCGCTGGTCTTGGCCGCTGTGCCCTTTGGCATTTTATTCGGGGCTTTGTGCCAAGCCTTCGAATTGCCTTTGGCACTTTGTCTGGCGATGTCAGTGTTTGTGTTTGCAGGCTCGTCCCAGTTTGTGGCCGCTAACTTACTGGGTATTGGAACGCCCTGGATGATCGTGGTCGGTGCCACCTTCATCGTGAACCTGCGACACATGATGTACAGCGCGAACCTGATGAAACACGTTCGCCCTTACTCGCAATTAAGACGAGCTATGATGGCTTTTGGCTTAACGGATGAAACCTTTGCCACGGTGCTTAATCGTTTGAATCAGTATCAGGACGAACCCTTTTCCGGCAGTTACTACTTCGGTTCCTACGGGTTCATGTACAGCAACTGGATCTTTTGTAGCTGGCTGGGATTTGTATTGGGCGGTCAACTGGATGACCCTCTCGCCTGGGGGCTGGATGTAGCGATGGTGGTCGCCTTCATCGGAATTGTCACTCCTTTACTGGTAAATCATCTGATGTGGTTGAGTGCCATTCTGGCGGGAACCACCGCCGTTTTGTGTCATGACCTGCCGTTTCAATTAGGCATCGTAGCCTCGGCGTTGGTCGCCATCCTGATCCCCACCTGGTTAAGCCTTCGTCAAAAGGCATCTACCCCGGCTCCGACATCGACATCGACCACAGCGTCGGCATCCAGCCTTGAAGACAGTTTTTAG